CTTCTGCGATTTCTTCTTCTTCCGCACGGGGCAGAATCATCCGACTTTTAATCTCAGTTAACGTGCTGGCCATTACGATAAAATCGCCGACCAAATCCAAATCAATTAATTCCAAGACATCAAGAAACTCATTAAATGATGCCGTGATGGAAGCAATCGGGAAATCAAGAATGTCGAGTTCATTGCGGCGAATCAAATATAACAGCAGATCCAATGGACCACTGTATATATTGAGATCGACCCGGTATTGAGCAGTCGTCATAGCGAAATTTCAGGCTCTGTTAGCTGTCGCAGTTTCTACGGCTTATCGATAAACCGTTTTCAATCATTAAGTTACATCGAATTGAAAACGTAACATAGTGAATCGTCAGGAGTCACTATCTTCAATCCGACATTATCGTTATCGTCAGATTAACTGTCACAAATTCAAAGATTCCCCCTGTGAGATTCAGAAATAAAAAATCGGCAAGTCGATATGACTTGCCGATTTCAAACGCAACAACTCCAGATCACACAAAGCTAAGCAGCTCTGCGGACAGGCATCTGGAGAATCTGTGGTTCCGGCTCTTCACAGGCGGCCAGGAAGTTCTCAAAGACCTGCATATCCAATGCAGAAGAAGAATGATTTTGTGGATGCCATTGCACGCCCACGCAGAACCAATCTTCATCTGGAATTTCAATTGCTTCAATTACTCCGTCCGGGGCCGTCGCTGAAACAATAAACATCTTTGAAATGTAATTGACAGCCATATGATGCTGACTGTTTACTCGAATTTCACCAGGTCCATACATTTTATCAACACGCGTGCCTGGGACAATATCAATAATATGTCTTAAGTTTGCTTCAACACCATCTCGGTGATACATAGCACCAGGGACATCCTCTGTCACATGTTGATGCAATGTCCCCCCACAGAGCACGTTCATCAATTGCATTCCCGAACCGATTGCCAACAGAGGCAATTTCATTTCCATAGCGATGGTACAAATTCTGCGATCGAAATCTTCACGACGAAGCGGCATAGCACGTGAAGCAGGGTGCTTTTCAAACCCCAGTCGAATCGGGTCCAGATCTAAAGCACAGCCAGAAAGAACCAGACCATCAAGCTGGTTCAAGAATTGTTTTAAATCATCATCGTCAGACAAAGGCGGAATCATCATGGGGATTCCGCCGGCATTTGTGATCGAATCATAATAGCCGGTGTAAAACCAGCTGATTGCCTGGGCTTCTTTTTGTTCGGGGCGAAAGTCTCCCGTGATTCCGATTAAAGGTTTTTTAGACATTGGTTCCATCCTTCACTTCTATGCACATCCTGTGCGGTAAATATTTCCATGGAGACAACGGAAAGCCTCCATTCAAAAAAACCGGAGGAAGCGAATGACGTAGAATCGCAAAGAAGTGCGTTCGAGCGGATGAAAATCCCCCCATCGAACGAATAGAAAAATAGAATCCATTCTCTCTTCTAGCGGTCCGTTCCTTCGGTCCGATTGTTACTGAATCATCCCAGTAACCTCAAATGTTTGTTGATTCAATCATTTCAAATCATTTGAGTGAGCGAATCTTAGTAACCTCAAATCAGGCTGTCCAGCGAATCGATTATTTTGAGCGAATATTTTCCCATAGTTGATTTCGACCACCATATCTTGTGTCAGGTTAACCTGGATGAATTTCATTTTAGTGATTCATCAAAAAAATTCTTGATAACGGTTTCGATGAGTAGTCAGAAATCGCAGAAAATAATATGGAATTGATCAGATATTGACTTCGTGGGAAATATCGTTTTGTGCGAATTAATCCTAAAAAATGAGGCATTTATGTTTAGCTTGACCTCATGGCGACGTAACTTAAACTGCGCAATCTGCGTCGCGCGCGGAACACATTTCTGGGTAGTGCATAAATCTGTCCTGTCTTTCTTATCACTACAAAATCAGCCTGGAATTTGAAAATTTGAAGGGAATCATACGATTTAGCCGTCATTGATGCTCAATATTCAGCTGCTATCAAACGTTATCATTCCTGTCTGAAAGGTATTTGACAACAGATGAACTGGCTTTCGAATCACGTTCACAACATATCGTCCTTGAAGTTACTATCCACACATAAATGTCTTCCATAATAAAAGAAATGAGTCATTCAAGAACAAAATTAAATTCTAGTAGATATCACCTCAATAAGAGAGATGAAAAATTGACCCTGTAAAAATAATTCTGATCATGGAATCATATTGAGACATAAATCAATCAAGCCGTCTCGATGGCTTCGGTTTTTGATTCTGCTTTTGAGGTCAGAGAAGGTAATAACACCGCACCAATGGTCGCCAGGATGAGACAAGGGATAATGGCATGAAACGCTTTATGGGGAATCCCCAACGCCACAAAATGACTCGTAATCTTTGCTTGAATCATGCCGCCTCCCCCCCAGGCCATTCCCATTGTAATTGCTGATGCCACACCGCCTCCTTTGGGAAACAGTTGATGGGAATAGGAAACCATCGCCGGACTGGTCCCCCATAAAATCAGACCACTGGGAATTAATAGCAGGGTCATCAACCAGGTAGGACAACCTTCCCAGCCAAGTACAAACATCAAGGGAATCCCCAACAGCGGACATCCTATCATGAAGGCTTTTTCATGCCCCGACTTGAAACGAAACGCCATTAACAGCATTCCTGCGCTGGCAGAAAACAGGAACACTGATTGGACCATGCCGATCTCGAATGCCGACGCATCATGATTTTTGAGTATGAATGAAATCAACTTATCCATCGCCATATTCGGTACCAGGCGTAAAGAACAAACCATGAACAAAAACAGTGCTAACAAAACTCTCCCCTCCAGCATCTGGGAGAGAGACTGTGCGGGTGCTTTGCGATCACGCTCGAAAAGTTCCGCCGGCGGCTTTCCCAATTGATACAGGAATAGTATCAGACCAGAATATAGTGGCGCGAGTATCCAGACACTGGTTAGCCCCCATATCGAAACAATAGCGCCACAGATAATGGGTCCTAGCGCCAGCCCCATCGCCCCCCCAAACATAAACAGTGAGAGACTGCGGGTACGACGTTCTGGAATTAATGAACCTGCTACAACCGCTGCTTCAGGATGAAAGGAACCGATTCCAATTCCTCCCAGCAAAAGTGCGACACATAACACAAACACACTGTTCGCTGGCCCCACCATAGGCATCATCACAGCACCCAAAACAGGCCCGATCCACAAGATGGATTTAATGGGATAACGATCACGAATGTATCCAAATACAGGTTGCGCCAAAGAGGAGGCTAATGCATGAATTGTGAGTACAATGAACAATGAATTTTCTGTTAAGGAATGCACCCGTTCCAGCTCACCCCACAAAGGTCCCACGACGATTGCTGATGCGTCAACAATGATATGCGTGAGTGTGAGACAAATCAGACAACGATAGGCGTGAGACATTTTCAGAGATATTTTCAAGGCGGGAATTCAGAAACAGATGAGGCTTCATTCTACAGGACGAGACAGTAAAATGGGAATCAGGTTCATGGAACTCTCTGATTCTTTTTGACACATTTTCAGATTTTGACTTGTATTGTGATTTCTCCCTGAAAAAGCTATATCTGCACTCTCATATGATTTGAACCTCAATCAATTCACGAAAGACTTTTTATTGAACACAACTGCAGAGTGGATCTTTAAATCAGCAAGCGAATCTGAGACCCAACGTCTGGGAGTCATGCTCGCAAAGCAACTAGAACCGGGTGCGGTGATCGCCTTAAATGGCAACCTGGGCGCAGGCAAAACACGCCTGGTCCAAGCGATTGCTACAGCTCTGGGAGTTGATCCCAATGAAGTGAACAGCCCCACATTTGTGCTGATTCAGGAATATCAAGGGGAGCTGCCGCTCTACCACTTCGATACGTATCGTTTGAAAGATACCGATGAATTTCTGGAATTGGGAGCCGATGATCTTTTGTATGCAGATGGAGTTTGTCTGATCGAATGGGCTGATAAAGTCGCTGAGGTCTTGCCCCGTGATCTTGTTCAAATCAACATTGAACACACATCGGAAACAGCGCGAACGTTTCATTTCCAAGGGCAGGGGCCGCGTTCAGTCAAAATCGTAACCGCATTGCAACAAAAGAACGATTCCCCACCCGAGTAAATATTCTAATCTGAGGCAAGATGCCAGTTATGATTGTAGAATCTGAAGAAAAACTGTTAGTCACCGGGGGCACAGGGCTTGTTGGCAGTAGTGTCATTCAACGCGCTCGTACTGCAGGTATTACAACTGTCGCACTCGTTCGTTCCGCATCAAAAGCTTCATATCTTAAAGAGGTAGGTGCAGAAGTGATTGAAGCGGATCTCACTGACAAAAAATCGCTGGACGATATACTTCGTGGTGTGACGATTGTCGTCCATACTGCTGCTAAAGTTGGTGACTGGGGCAGTATTGATGAATACCGCAAAACAAATGTGGTCGGATTCGGGCATTTATTGTCTGCACTTCAAGAACAAAGTCTCATCAAACATTTGATTCATATCAGCTCGCTGGGAGTTTACGAGGCGCGGGATCATTACGGCACAGATGAGACAGAACCTCCGCATGCATCTGGCATCGATGCCTACACTCTCAGCAAGATCGAATCAGAAGAACTTCTAAAACAACAATCCATCCCGTTCACGATATTACGGCCCGGCTTTATCTATGGCCCGCGTGATCGTACTGTATTACCTCGCATCTTAGAGCGTTTGAAATCAGGGCAGTTTGCTTATCTCGGTTCACCCGAGCAATTAATGAACAATACATACGTAGAACATCTGGTAGATGCTGTTTTTCTGGCATTCTCAAACGAAGATGCGATAGGTCAGACATATAACATCACAGATGTAACACTGGCCAGCAAACGAGAATTTATCTCCACCATTGCAAGACTGGCTGAATATAAAGAGCCGAACAAAGTCGTTCCACTCCCGGTTGCACGCAATCTGGCTCGGATTTTGGAACGTCTCTGGAGATTCTTAGGCAAAAAACAGGCACCGATTCTCTCTCAAGCTCGGATTAAATTCTTGGGTCTGAACCTCGATTTCAGCACACAAAAAGCACAATCCGAACTGAACTATCATCCCAATAAAACCTTTCAGGAAGCAATGAAAGAGACGATTGACTGGTTTCACCAAAATCAAAAAATCCCCTAATCGACTTGAATATGATGAAGTCTGATGAATTCTATATGAATTAACGATCCCATCAAAACGGAAGCCTAAAAGGCATTTGACCCCGATCACTTGTGGTGGATACAATACCAGATATGGAAAGTGAAACTACTCCACAACAAGCGCGAACTCAATTGGAACAGCAGGCAGCGCCCCCAAAGCGGTCATGGCGGCGTTATCTGATCAGTTCACTGATTCAAGTAACGATCTTGTTAACACTGTATGTGCTTTCCATCGGGCCTTTCTTCTGGCAATGGTTCGCTTCATATAACTCGATGGGTTCTCCTTTCTTCGCTGCATTCTATATGCCCCTTTTATTTGTCTGTGAGTATGTGCCCCCGATTTCTGATGGGGTAAACTGGTATATCAATCTCTGGATTGGTTAATTCCAGACGCTTCGCCCCCACCGTAACCAAAACGGCTTTTTTGGATTCAAGCTCGCATTGAAAGAGTTTCATCCCTGATACGACATCAATCATTACACATATCAAAAACAAAAATCTCAAAGCGACCAGATTGATTGACAAATCAGATCATCCCAATACACTCATGAGTAGGGAAGCTGATGAAGAATTCTCTCCAGCTTCCAATATCAAAATCTCTCACAGCTCAAGCTGATTATTGCCTGGATGGCATCCAAATAGACGGGAGCACGGAATATTATGAGCGACCCACGCCCTTTTGCTCATTTACATTGTCATACACACTTTAGCATGCTGGACGGCGCCAGCCGCATACCGGAAATGGTAAGTAAAGTCAAAGAAGCCGGTATGAATTCGCTTGCGATCACAGATCATGGCAATTTATACGGAGCCATGGACTTTTATCAGCAATGCCGTAGCCAGGAAATCAATCCCATCTTAGGATTGGAAGCTTACATTGCACCGCGCAGTCGGTTTGAAAAAGGCGCCTCACGGATGAAGGAAGCCAGCTTTCATCTGACATTGCTGGCACAAAACCGCAAGGGATTCGAAAACCTGATTAAGCTCTCTTCCACCTCCTATCTCGAAGGTTTTTATTATAAACCCCGCATCGACAAGGAAATCCTGGAAGCACATAGCGAAGGTCTGATTCTGCTTACGGGGTGTGCAGCCGGTGAACTATCGCACCATATTCTTGGTGAAGATTGGGAAGAGGCGGAAAAGCTATGCGCCTGGTATGAGAAAGTATTTGGCGACCGCGTTTATATGGAAATCCAGAATGCGGGCCTGGAAATTCAAAGACAGTGCCTGGAAGGAACCGTCGATCTGGCCAATAAAATGGGCCTGCCGTTAGTCGCTTCTAACGATGCCCATTATGTCGATCAAAAAGATGCTTTCGCGCAAGATGTGCTCTTGTGTGTCAGCACGCGTTCTGTCGTCAGCGATGAAAAACGAATGAAAATGACTGGCGATCAATTTTTCGTCCGTACTCAGGATGAAATGTATGACGCATTTCCAGGTTTGGAACACGCGGTCGCACGCACGCAAGAACTGGCTGATCGAGTCGACATTCAGATGTCTGACAAAAAGTACTATCCAGTCTTTCAACCTCCCGATGGAATGACTGATACACAATACCTGCGAAAACTGTGTGAAGAACGCTTGCCTGTAAAGTATGGTGATGAGCTGACGCAGGAACATTGGGATCGCCTCGACCTCGAATTAGGCGTGATCGAACAAATGGGCTACGACAGTTACTTTCTGATTGTATGGGATTTCGTGCAATTTGCAGAAAGTGAAAAAATCCCTTGTACTGCGCGTGGTTCAGCCTGTGGTGCGATTGTGGCATACCTGCTGGGTATGTCACAAGTCTGCCCTCTGAAATATGACTTGTTGTTTGAACGATTCCTTGACCCCAGTCGAAGTGAACCGCCAGATATCGACATCGATTTCTGCCGTGACCGACGCCAGTTGGTTATCGATTATACGAAGCAGAAATACGGCGAACACAGTGTAGCGCAAATTGGAACATTTGGTACGCTCAAAGCAAAAGCCGCCATTCGAGATGTAGGCCGCGCGCTGGGAGTTCCACTGGCGCGGGTCAATGAAATTGCAAAAATGATTCCGGAAACACTGGGAATCAAACTCAAGGATGCACTGAAGGAAAGTCCTGATCTGCAAGCCGCCTATGACCAGGATCCAGACATTAAACAGCTGCTGGATCTGGCTATGCAACTTGAGGGGTTGAGCCGCAGTGCCGGTACACACGCCGCGGGAGTCGTAGTCGCCGATTTACCTCTGTCCGAAGTAGTTCCACTCCAAATGATCACCGGGAAGACTGACATCATTACTCAATGGGATGGCCCCACCGTAGAATCGGTGGGCCTGCTCAAAATGGACTTCCTGGGTTTGCGTAACCTGACGATTCTGGACAAAGCCGTTCAAAACGTCAAAAAACATTGCAACATCGACATTGATCCACACAAGCTACCGCTGGATGATAAAAAAACATTCGCGTTATTACAGCGGGGAGAAACCAAAGGGATCTTCCAGTTGGAAAGTGGCGGCATGCGCGACTTGCTGACAAAAATGAAGCCGGACAAGTTCGAAGACATTATTGCTACTTCTGCCTTGTATCGCCCCGGCCCTCTGGAAGGGGGCATGGTGATGCAATATGTGGATGTTAAAAACGACCGCATTCCGATTCCGAAAGTGCATCCTGTTGTAGATGAAATCCTCAATGAAACCTACGGTGTGATGGTTTATCAGGAACAGGTCATGCGGATCCTGAACCGAGTCGGGGGAATCGAACTTTCTGCTGCGTATCGTTGTATTAAAGCGATTAGCAAGAAAAAACTAAAAACCATCGCCGAGTTCAAAGACCAGTACATTAGCGGCGCCAAAGAACGAGGAGTCGATGAACAACTGGCGGTCGATCTGTTTGACATGATCGAAAAATTTGCTGGCTATGGATTTAACAAATCACATTCGACCGCTTACGGAGGTGTGGCCTATGCCACGGCTTACCTCAAAGCGCATTATCCGAAAGAATTCATGGCTGCATTGCTTTCATGTGGTATGGAGAGCCATGAACGGATTAACGAACATGTCGATGATTGCCGTCGCATGAAACTTGAAGTATTGCCGCCTGATATTAATCGATCTGATGTCGAATTTAGTGTGGATGGTGAAAAAATTCGCTTTGGCATGGGTGCGATCAAAGGCGTTGGCGAACAAGCTCTGGAAGAGGTTGTTAAAGAAAGAGAAGAAAACGGACCCTTCACAAGTATTTTTAATCTCTGTGAACGTGTTGATCCTAAAACACTAAATAAAAGTATGATTGAAATCCTGATCAAAGCGGGCGCGCTCGACAGTCTGGGAGGCCATCAGGCTCAGTTGATGCTCACGGTCGAACGCGCTGTGCAATCAGCGATCAATATACACCGTGACCGGGCCCGCGGACAAAAGAGTCTGTTTGATGATGACCCAGTCGATGATGAAGTTGAATCCAGTGATAACGCATTACTACCAGAAGCGGAAGAGTGGCCGCGAGCCCAGAAACTGGCCGCAGAAAAAGAAGTCTTCGGTTTTTACCTGACATCACATCCATTGGCTGAGGTGGGAGACACGCTTACCAAATATGCACAACATAAAACCAATGAACTGTCTGAAATGGAAGATCGCGAAGAAGTCATCTTAGCAGGTATGATTTCTTCAATTAAAAATGCGGCCACCAAAAAAGCCAGCAAGAACGGTCATACACGTTATGTCAACTTTGACTTGGAAGACCCCCATGGTTTGGTACGTTGCATCATGTGGCCAGAGCAATTTGCCCGCGTGGGTGAAAAGGTCAAACTGGAAGAGATGGTAATCATCAAAGGGAAAATTGATAAACGGGGCAGAGAGCCCAATGTGGTTGTGGATCAGCTCTTTACTTTGAATGATGCCCGAAAACAGTTTACAGACCGCTTGGCGATTAACTTCAAACGAGGCGTCCATAACCGCCAGGATATGGTCAATGTACACGACATTTTATCCCAATTTCCTGGCCAGACCGAAGTCATTCTGGTCGTAGACTCCGTCGATCAGGAAAAATCAGACACACAGTTACGCTACGTCTTAAATCCTCCCGGAAATCTACGTGTTTCCTGTAGTCAGGAGTTTGAATCGCAGCTCTCAGCCGTGATTGGAGAGAGCCACATTCACTTTCATACAACAAACAAGAAAAAAAGCATGAATGGAAGTATTGGCCGGTAGCTCTTTTGCAGCGACATTCTTAAATAAACTGCCAGATCCCTGATTTTTTGCGGAATCCAACTGTTCTTACAAGCCGAATATAAGATATAGTTATATTGTTGTTTGGTGAACAGAACCTAACAGGACGTTTGGAATGAGAAAAACTGGTATCATATTCGTAATTTTGATGGGAATCTCCATGTTGTTCCTGTCAAAAACGCGGAATTCTGATCAGAACCGGTCTAAGAAAAGCTTGCGTGCTGCTCAGCTCACATTGCAACAGATTCCCGCACGCATCAAATCCCGTCCATCAGTGGCTCGCCCAGTCACATCAACCAAAACTGATACATCATCTGCTTTAGATGAGACAGTTCCATCTGCTTCTTTTCA
The Gimesia aquarii DNA segment above includes these coding regions:
- the tsaE gene encoding tRNA (adenosine(37)-N6)-threonylcarbamoyltransferase complex ATPase subunit type 1 TsaE codes for the protein MNTTAEWIFKSASESETQRLGVMLAKQLEPGAVIALNGNLGAGKTRLVQAIATALGVDPNEVNSPTFVLIQEYQGELPLYHFDTYRLKDTDEFLELGADDLLYADGVCLIEWADKVAEVLPRDLVQINIEHTSETARTFHFQGQGPRSVKIVTALQQKNDSPPE
- a CDS encoding NAD-dependent epimerase/dehydratase family protein gives rise to the protein MIVESEEKLLVTGGTGLVGSSVIQRARTAGITTVALVRSASKASYLKEVGAEVIEADLTDKKSLDDILRGVTIVVHTAAKVGDWGSIDEYRKTNVVGFGHLLSALQEQSLIKHLIHISSLGVYEARDHYGTDETEPPHASGIDAYTLSKIESEELLKQQSIPFTILRPGFIYGPRDRTVLPRILERLKSGQFAYLGSPEQLMNNTYVEHLVDAVFLAFSNEDAIGQTYNITDVTLASKREFISTIARLAEYKEPNKVVPLPVARNLARILERLWRFLGKKQAPILSQARIKFLGLNLDFSTQKAQSELNYHPNKTFQEAMKETIDWFHQNQKIP
- a CDS encoding MFS transporter, giving the protein MSHAYRCLICLTLTHIIVDASAIVVGPLWGELERVHSLTENSLFIVLTIHALASSLAQPVFGYIRDRYPIKSILWIGPVLGAVMMPMVGPANSVFVLCVALLLGGIGIGSFHPEAAVVAGSLIPERRTRSLSLFMFGGAMGLALGPIICGAIVSIWGLTSVWILAPLYSGLILFLYQLGKPPAELFERDRKAPAQSLSQMLEGRVLLALFLFMVCSLRLVPNMAMDKLISFILKNHDASAFEIGMVQSVFLFSASAGMLLMAFRFKSGHEKAFMIGCPLLGIPLMFVLGWEGCPTWLMTLLLIPSGLILWGTSPAMVSYSHQLFPKGGGVASAITMGMAWGGGGMIQAKITSHFVALGIPHKAFHAIIPCLILATIGAVLLPSLTSKAESKTEAIETA
- a CDS encoding gamma-glutamyl-gamma-aminobutyrate hydrolase family protein, producing MSKKPLIGITGDFRPEQKEAQAISWFYTGYYDSITNAGGIPMMIPPLSDDDDLKQFLNQLDGLVLSGCALDLDPIRLGFEKHPASRAMPLRREDFDRRICTIAMEMKLPLLAIGSGMQLMNVLCGGTLHQHVTEDVPGAMYHRDGVEANLRHIIDIVPGTRVDKMYGPGEIRVNSQHHMAVNYISKMFIVSATAPDGVIEAIEIPDEDWFCVGVQWHPQNHSSSALDMQVFENFLAACEEPEPQILQMPVRRAA
- the dnaE gene encoding DNA polymerase III subunit alpha — encoded protein: MSDPRPFAHLHCHTHFSMLDGASRIPEMVSKVKEAGMNSLAITDHGNLYGAMDFYQQCRSQEINPILGLEAYIAPRSRFEKGASRMKEASFHLTLLAQNRKGFENLIKLSSTSYLEGFYYKPRIDKEILEAHSEGLILLTGCAAGELSHHILGEDWEEAEKLCAWYEKVFGDRVYMEIQNAGLEIQRQCLEGTVDLANKMGLPLVASNDAHYVDQKDAFAQDVLLCVSTRSVVSDEKRMKMTGDQFFVRTQDEMYDAFPGLEHAVARTQELADRVDIQMSDKKYYPVFQPPDGMTDTQYLRKLCEERLPVKYGDELTQEHWDRLDLELGVIEQMGYDSYFLIVWDFVQFAESEKIPCTARGSACGAIVAYLLGMSQVCPLKYDLLFERFLDPSRSEPPDIDIDFCRDRRQLVIDYTKQKYGEHSVAQIGTFGTLKAKAAIRDVGRALGVPLARVNEIAKMIPETLGIKLKDALKESPDLQAAYDQDPDIKQLLDLAMQLEGLSRSAGTHAAGVVVADLPLSEVVPLQMITGKTDIITQWDGPTVESVGLLKMDFLGLRNLTILDKAVQNVKKHCNIDIDPHKLPLDDKKTFALLQRGETKGIFQLESGGMRDLLTKMKPDKFEDIIATSALYRPGPLEGGMVMQYVDVKNDRIPIPKVHPVVDEILNETYGVMVYQEQVMRILNRVGGIELSAAYRCIKAISKKKLKTIAEFKDQYISGAKERGVDEQLAVDLFDMIEKFAGYGFNKSHSTAYGGVAYATAYLKAHYPKEFMAALLSCGMESHERINEHVDDCRRMKLEVLPPDINRSDVEFSVDGEKIRFGMGAIKGVGEQALEEVVKEREENGPFTSIFNLCERVDPKTLNKSMIEILIKAGALDSLGGHQAQLMLTVERAVQSAINIHRDRARGQKSLFDDDPVDDEVESSDNALLPEAEEWPRAQKLAAEKEVFGFYLTSHPLAEVGDTLTKYAQHKTNELSEMEDREEVILAGMISSIKNAATKKASKNGHTRYVNFDLEDPHGLVRCIMWPEQFARVGEKVKLEEMVIIKGKIDKRGREPNVVVDQLFTLNDARKQFTDRLAINFKRGVHNRQDMVNVHDILSQFPGQTEVILVVDSVDQEKSDTQLRYVLNPPGNLRVSCSQEFESQLSAVIGESHIHFHTTNKKKSMNGSIGR